TAGTTCAAGCTCCGGCTCGCCTATCGAGGCCTCAATATGAATTGTCTGCTTACTAAAGGGATGCTCAAAAGTGAGTTCTTTAGCAAATAGCATCAAGCGATTTAAACCAAACTCTTGCTGGAAAAAATGATTCTGCTTGTTATCACCATAATTTGCATCATTCAAAATAGGATGATTAATATGGTTTAAATGGCGCCTAATTTGGTGCTTACGGCCAGTTTTTGGTAAACACTCTACCAGTGAATAACGCACCGTTGGAAACTTACCAAGTGGTTTATTGATCACAGCTTGGTGTAAACACTTAAAGTCAGTTTGTGCTTCTTGCGCTGGTTTTTCTTTATCGGCAAACTTATCGGCAATCTTATCGTGTTTATATTTGAGTGCATGATCCACATGTAACGACTCTGGCGCAAACCCACGTGTTAGGGCTAAGTACCGCTTGCTGATCTTATGCTCTGAAAAGAGTGAACTTGCGGTACGCGCTACATCACTACTTAAACCAAATAACAACACACCAGAAGTAGGCCTGTCTAACCGATGAAGCGGAAACACATGTTGATCAATTTGGTCGCGTAGCATCTGCATCGCAAAATGAGTTTCACGTTTATCTAAAAAAGAGCGATGCACTAATAAACCCGACGGTTTATCAATCGCAATAAAGTGTTCATCACGATATAAAATCGGTAATTCACCAAACATTAATTAAGCGCCTTATCTAATTTTTTAATCACATCAATCACTTTTGGATAATCGCCTAACATTTGCTCTGCCATCGGCGTGATATTGGCACCTTTTGGCAACGGTTGATTTGCGGCAACGAGTTGCTTCATTTTGATAATAAATACAAATTGTAACCATTGTTCAAACCGCATTGTGTCATAACAAAATGGCGCAGTAGATGCGAATGCTGCAGTATTTGGTGGTGTGTTTGACCACAGTTGATGTACTTTTAACGTGTCACTTAATTCGTCGAGCAGTTGAATGATCATATCGGTGTTATATTACTTAGCTATTCACGTATTTTATCAAAACTTCGCTGCTTTTCATTGTATAATGAGCAAAATGCTCGAATGGATTATTATTAATGCAACACACTATCTCAAGCCTTGGCGAACTTCTTGATAATGCAGGCACAACATGGCGCGTTTTTGACATGGGTCGCCGCATTCAAAAAATTGATAAGCAAACATTTTCGCAAATAGAAAATAATCAAATCCCCTATCCATTTCCATTGCAACAACATGCGTTTTTAGCGATTCAATTTTGGAATAGCCACGAGACAGAAACGCCCTACATTTGGTTTTTGAAAATGCCGCTCGACGAACAAAGTAAACTGGTTCAAGCAAGCCGCAATCATTTTGCATCTATGGTACTCGAGGCACTTGGAAATCAACTTACGGGTAATGATGAAGCGCAAAGCCAGCTCGATAATAACCCGTATGTATTTACACCAAACGCAAATAAACTCGCGGCGTTTAATGCCATTATTAAAAAAGAACTAAAACAAAGCGCATCAACCTACTATGAACATGTAGAACTTTATTTTAGCGGTAAGCTTGGTTTTAATGAATGGCAGCAACTTGGCTTGCAAGGCATCGCTGATTTTGCAATGCGCTTAACAGATACCAATCAAAACAACTTAATAAAAGCATTAGATCAGTTACCACAGCCCGTTGTTAATTCATTGGCTGCAACCCTTGAACACAGTGCAATTTCGGTTGCTTTAACTGAAGCGTTGTACGTTCAGTTTGAAAACGCCGTTAAACAACAAAACAGTGAAAATATCATTAACTACTTACGCATGATGTCGAATACTTCTGCCACTGGTATTTTAGAACGTGCTGTCGCAATATTAGTAACGACACCAACCTTGCTTAACCTTGATACTGTGTTAACGCTCACAGGACGCTGCTGGCATGTGCTCGAAAATCATGTTGTCGCTCTTATGGATTACCTTGCATCAGAGCACGACCAAGATGTTTTTGGTGGCATTTTTGCTGATCTTGTTGCAATTCCAAGTTTACGCCCTCATATGTTAGCAATGATCCGAATGCAAAATAGAAGCGAAGCCCTTTCGCGTGCAATTGGAAAACTATTTCAACAATAATTATTAGGTAACGTTATGGCGTCAATTTGGCTTATTCTGGCGGTTGCTACACTGATCTACTTATTTTGGCTTGACCGACAAGCTGCTGAAAGTGCAAGAGAATATGCCAATCGCCATAGCGAAAAACTGAATGTACAGTTTCTTAGTATTGCGTGTACCAAAAAACGTATCGGTATTTTAAAAAATGGAAAACCAGGGCTTAAATCAACTTTTGTTTGGGAGTTTTCGAGTAATGGCGAAGACAGTTACAATGGCGTCGTTAATTTAGAAAATGACAAAGTAATTAGTGTTGATGTGCCGCCACATAAAATAAACTAATTTTTAGTACGTCAGAAAAAGCTAAGGCGCAACATAATGCCGCGCCTCAAATTCGAAAAAACATCCATTTTTCCTTGGTTATCCATCACCATTTATGCTTTCGCACATCCATTTCTCATCCATTGAAGGAAACCAATCCATGCTTCCCTGGCTATCCTTGTCCCAATTCCTACCCTCATCCTGAGGTGTCCTCTTTGCTCCTAGCCTTTCCCTGTATTTTGGTTTTTCCTAAACCATCCTTTAAACGCTCCTGCGTTTATCCCTTTTGCATCTTTGCAAAACACTAACTCATTTAGTGCACCGCCATCCCTGCATCCTTGTCCTTTGTTCCCTTGATACGCCCTGTATCTATGCCTAAATTCCATTCCTTGGCATAAAACATACTTCCTGTATGTTTGCTTCCTTGTTGATGTTAATAATAGTGAGAATTTGTGACTAATGTAATGAGGTAAATTGATTCTAAATTTATTAATCTTTTATACATATTATAATTTTTCTTGTATTACATAGAGTTAAATGAAAATAAGTGCTATTTACAGCACTTAAAGCATCACAAACTCACATCATTGTGAGATATTTCCTACACACTATTTGTCAGAAAGCGACTTAGCCCTTTTGCTTAACAAACAGTTTTCCAGACACTTTGGTAAATGTAAGTTCAGTTTCACCTTGGTAACCTTCACTTATAAATAAATCGTGAAAACGTTCCCGTGTAATGAACACCGCACTTGCTTGCGCCCCATCAGATTTAACAACGTCATCAATTGCCCTTAATAAGTAGCGGCCGATACCTTGGTGTTGCACATGAGGATCGACTGCAAATAAGCTAATAAAGCAGCAATCAGTGAAGCTTGCGACGGCTTGGTGGATTGCTTTTTCTTTTTCGATAAGCTGATTGGTAGATAATACTCCGGTGTTGAGCATTAATTTTAAGCGCCAGTGCCATACTCTGTCCGCAGCTAAAGCATCATTGGCTTTTTGCACACAGCTAACCGCGAGCAAATTGTCACCGGCAAATACGCCGATAATATGCTGATGGCTTTGCCAAAAGCTAGCTAGCTCTTCACGTATTAATAAGCGGAGTTTTTTCTCGTAAGCACCTTTATTTGCTTTATCGTATCCCAAGATTTGCTGAAATAACTCATCATCGTGATACGCTTGATACAATACACTTGCTGCGATTTTGCAGTCTTCTGCGGTTAAATAGCTGGCTTTTAATTCGGTATCTAACGCTGGGGTTGCTAATGTTTCAGCGGCCATAATATCTTCCTTTATTATTATTGTTCACACTTCAAGTTAGCACATTATTTGAGCTATTCTATAGTTATAGCGTTAAAACAACCTTCTTTAGCAAACATAGGAGCAATATTATGGAATCAGGTTCGCATGCAATGAATGATCTGTTTTCACAACTTGGGCTCGATTCGACAGATGAAGCGATTGAAAAATTTATCGCTACCCATAAAATTTCACCAAGCCTAATACTTGCCGATGCGCCATTTTGGAGCCAAAGCCAAGCGAGCTTTATTAAAGAATCAATCGAGCAAGACGCTGATTGGTGTGAAATTATCGATCAACTCGATAGCCTGCTCCGTTAGATTACAGTAAAATTGCCCAATGGTTTTAAAAGGGCACATTTATGCAAGATATCGTCATCGCAACTATCAGTAAGCTGTTAGCTGCCAACAAGCAACCCAACGTTGCACTCGTAAAAGCAAATTTACCTCAACCGGTGCCAATGCCTATCATTATTGATGTGCTTGCACGTTATAAACAAAGCCCAAGCGATTTTGAACGTCAAACACTAAAGCAAGTGCAACAGCCAGAACAAACCTCAAGTGCGTCGCAAACGCAACTCGATCGTATCGAAGCTAAGCTCGATAAATTGTTATCCCTGCTAGAAAATAAATAATCCCATGTACATTGTCGACCTTACCTTTGATTGCTATCAAGACACCACACTCGATGCGGCTGAACAAGCCATAGTGCGTTTAGTTAATGCACTGCGCTTTAATGGCCAAATTATCGGGGAAGAATTTCCAACAACGCTAAAAGATGGCTTTTTTATTACCCGTGTTATGTGCCCAGAAGAAGACGCACTGCATCCATTAAATCACAGTCCATTTGTAAAATTTAGCTTAGAGAAACTCAATGAAGCTGGCTTATTACAGCCAAAAGTAAAAGTAATTGGGCAAGATATTCATTCCAATGGCTCTGACGCTTGCTCATCACCATCGAGCTATATTTTATATACTACCTATTTGCATACCTGTAGCCCGCTATACTGTGGTGACGACTTTATGCCCGTACCACTCTATAAAGTGCCTGCTGTTGCCAATGGTGACTTTAAAGCCCTGCTAAAGTGGCAAGAAGATTGGCAAGCCTGCGACCAAATTCAAATCAATGGTGCAACACGCTGTGAATTTGCAGCAATTAAAGAATTAGCCGATATTGATAGTGACCTTTTTAGACGCGGGATGGATTTATCAAAGCGCATTCGCTTCCTTACGAAAAAACCGGTGTATTACTATTTATACCGAGTGGGCGGGTTATCAAAAGAGCAAGAGTTGTCGCGTAAATGCCCAAAATGTGACGGTGATTGGCGCTTAGAGGAGCCATGGTTTGGCTTGTTCGATTTTCGCTGTGATACCTGTGAGCTGGTATCTAATATTTCATGGGACTTTCAGTAATTTCAATAAAGCAATAAGGCGCAAAGCGCGCCTTATGATAGTAATTACATTAATTACCGCTTTTTCTTCGACAAAAACGATTCTGCAACAGAGCGAAAATTTTGACTGTTGCTGTCACGGCAATTTTTCAACGTAGGTGATGGTGCTTTGGCTCGCAAGCACGACCACATAGTTAATCACCTTGATATTAAACGTTATTGTGCGTAGTAGAGACCAGAGCAGTCAGCTAAAAATGCTTCCATTGAGTCTGCTAATTTATGATGTGGTTCTTTGCCAAGGTATTCAAGCCAGATACTTGCATCCTCTAATTTCATTACAAGTAGCAAATCATCTTCTTCACAGGTTGCAAAAAATACCGTATCAGCCTGTTTTAATCGGCGCTTCATAAGCACATGGCCGGTTATATTTTGCTGCAACCGATCAAAGTCTTGTTCGCTCCAAGCTTGCAACAAACAAAGATTATGTTCTTGATAGCTGGCAAATAAATTATCGCTGTAAAAGCTGCCAAAATAGGCCTGAAGTGCCGCTGGAAATTGTGTTTCAAGGGCTTTTTCTAACGCCTGCATATTGCCGTTTTGCGCCACTTGCTGCCAAGCAACCGAATCATTTTCGACACTATTTGGTATTTCACATGGACTTGGCCAATCGCTATCGTGAAACACGCGTGGTGCCTGCCCTGTTTTTTGCTGTGCTAATTGCGTAATTTCCGTGTACACGCGTTGTAAGTTTTCGCTAATTGACATACTGCCTTTGCCCAATTTATTCGTTACAATAGTTAATTATTTTACCGATTTTAATCTGATTATGTCACATTACCAAGACGCGCCTGAATTAAAAGGTGCATTACTCGGACAACAAACCGAATATAAAGACAGTTACGATGCATCGTTACTGTTTCCCATTGCACGAAAACTTAATCGCGACGATTTAAATATCGATGAAAGTGCATTGCCATTTAAAGGCGAAGATACATGGACAGGCTATGAGCTTTCTTGGTTAAATCAAAAAGGTAAGCCAGTCGTTGCAGTTGCTGAGTTCATTTTCCCAGCCACCAGCAGCCATATTATTGAATCAAAGTCATTTAAACTGTATTTAAACAGCTTTAACCAAACTAAATTTGATTCTATGGCGCAGGTTCAGCAAATTCTAACCAGCGATTTATCTAAATCGGCAAATTGCGATGTGGTTGTAAAACTTTTCAATGCCGACGATTTCGATTGCTTAATGCCAACCCCGTTTACTGGCACGTGTTTAGATGACTTAGATATTGAAGTAAGTGAATACGATCTCAATACCGAGCTACTCAAAGCTGATGCGAGCAATGAGATTGTGACTGAGACACTGTATAGCCATTTATTAAAGTCTAACTGCTTGATCACATCACAGCCAGATTGGGCATCGGTGGTGATCCGCTACACCGGCAAAAAAATATGCCATGAGAGTTTACTCAAGTACCTTATTTCATTTAGAAATCATAACGAATTTCACGAACAATGTGTCGAGCGCTTGTTTTGCGATATTCAGAATAAGTTTTCTATGACGCAACTTGAAGTATTTGCACGCTATACACGTCGTGGTGGTTTAGATATCAACCCGTATCGCTCTACCGATTTTGCGACAACACAATTTAAGTTAAAAAGTAACCGCCAATAAGCAGTTACTTAAACTATCTTTATTTTTCTGTGGTTTTTACGCGCTTAGGCACATTTAAGCCACAGACATCGATGTAATTTGCTTGGTGGTGAAACCAAGGTTCCGGGCGATTGCGTCGTGATTCAATATACTGCTTAAAACTATCACTGTTGGTTTTCATCACTTCAATATTATGCGCTGGCGAATCGCTTAAATCTGCTGCCACAACAAAATTGCGAATTGGATTAAAGCTAACATCTTCAATAGTCGTTTTTGGTTTTCTATCTAGTCGTTGAATATGCTCAATACCCGTTACAACGCGCCCAAACGATGTGATATTTAAATCTAAATAACGGTGATTGCCCAAAATCACGTAAAATTCTGTACCACCACTATCAAGCTCGTTGCCTCTTGCCATGGCAAAATTACCAATACAGTGGGTTTGCCATGTTTGGGTGCTCGCCGCATTTTGCGCCACAGCAAAACCATTTAAAAAGCCGGTTTTATCAGCATAACCATCTTGTACATCCACTAGCTGAATCGCGATTGGCTTTTGTGTTGTTTTTACAAATTCCGCGGTGATGGATTTGCTGGCTGTTTTCGGCTGTTTCTTTTCGGAAATATCACCACCTTGCGCAACAAAGCCCTCTACAAAACGATAAATATTTAAGTCTTTATAAAACCCTTCTCGTACTAACTTTTTAAAGTTAGCAACGTGATTAGGAGCAAGCAACGGGTTTAGCTCAATTACTACATCGCCAGTGTTTAGCGATAGTATTAACGTGTTTTCTAAATCGAGCGCACGCCATTCATTTTGGCTTGATTGTGCTATCACTTTGGCAGGTGATAATGGCTTATCATTGCTTTGGCTTGCTGTGCTGGTAACAGCCAACGCGCCTACAACCAGCGATATTAGGGTTTTTCTTATCATTATTAGTCCCAATCAAATTTATATAAAATATCGAGCGAATCATTTAGGCCACTAATCGCTTCAATATACAGTTTTGGTAGTAATTGATAACGCACTGCAACTTCGCTCATCGAATCAAATATGCCAATACTGTATCGCACTTGAATGCCGGGCGCGACATAACCTGAAATCTCTACTTTGGTTTCTTCACCACTGCCGCGTGATGATAACGACACATCTTCAATACCGATTGCTTCACCGATTTTTGTAATACTGCCCTCACCACGCGCAAGACCGCGCGATAATAAAAGCTGGGTTAACATGCCATCACTCGATGAATTAGAATCGCTAAGCGGACGCCCTGACAATAAATAAGACAGCGCCATAGCTTGATCCATTTTGGGATCTGAAAATACTTCAAGGCGTGGTTGTTCAACACCACCGGTGAGTTTTATGCCAGCAATAACACCGTCTTCAGTAAGGTCAGGATTACGAATAGCTCTTACATTCAGTAGCGGTTTATCAACCGCACCATTAAAGGCGATTTGCCCTTTTTCGATTTGTAGCTCCTGCCCTAACCCGCGATAGTAACCTTCTAATAACGCCACTTCACCCGTTGCAATCAGCGGCGTATCGCCTACTTGTTTAAATAGCACATCGCCCTTTAACTTTGAACGTAAACCAAACGAATCAATACGCACATTGTCATCAATGACAACTGAAAGGTCGATACCGTAGCGAATTGGTAACGGTTTCTTTGTTTGTTTAGCAGCATCGACAATAACTTCATCATCGGAAACACTTACAGCACCTTCAGGTAGTTCTTTTACTTTAATGCGGCCATCAACGACACGGACTTGCCCTGAGACATTGGCGAATTGCTGTTCATAGGTCATATTAATATTTGGTGATATTGCAAACCACAAATTCGGCTCAAGGGCGATTTTAAAACCATTGCCTTTAATATTAGCACTCACACTCGGTTCGCCTTGCCAATTTGCTTGGCCATCAAGCGCTAAGCTGCCTTTATTGCTATCAAATAATTCGCCGTTGAGATTAGCACTGTGATCATTAAAGTTTATAGCCATATTGCCTTGTTCAATGCTCAATGGCGTCCATGGCGCGAGAAACGCAAGCCCTTGCAAAGCTAGTTTTCCGTTTACTTGTGGCGAAAACGCGCTACCTGATAAAGTAACATCGGCATTAAGTTCACCGTCGAGCTTATCAATTTGCTGGCTAAAGCCGGTTAAATTACTAAAATCGAGCGCTTGTAATTGTATTTTGCCGGTTAACGCACGTTTTCC
This region of Pseudoalteromonas spongiae UST010723-006 genomic DNA includes:
- the truC gene encoding tRNA pseudouridine(65) synthase TruC, which codes for MFGELPILYRDEHFIAIDKPSGLLVHRSFLDKRETHFAMQMLRDQIDQHVFPLHRLDRPTSGVLLFGLSSDVARTASSLFSEHKISKRYLALTRGFAPESLHVDHALKYKHDKIADKFADKEKPAQEAQTDFKCLHQAVINKPLGKFPTVRYSLVECLPKTGRKHQIRRHLNHINHPILNDANYGDNKQNHFFQQEFGLNRLMLFAKELTFEHPFSKQTIHIEASIGEPELELFKRLGWPGEEKDYRLLK
- a CDS encoding YqcC family protein; amino-acid sequence: MIIQLLDELSDTLKVHQLWSNTPPNTAAFASTAPFCYDTMRFEQWLQFVFIIKMKQLVAANQPLPKGANITPMAEQMLGDYPKVIDVIKKLDKALN
- a CDS encoding DUF3549 family protein; this translates as MQHTISSLGELLDNAGTTWRVFDMGRRIQKIDKQTFSQIENNQIPYPFPLQQHAFLAIQFWNSHETETPYIWFLKMPLDEQSKLVQASRNHFASMVLEALGNQLTGNDEAQSQLDNNPYVFTPNANKLAAFNAIIKKELKQSASTYYEHVELYFSGKLGFNEWQQLGLQGIADFAMRLTDTNQNNLIKALDQLPQPVVNSLAATLEHSAISVALTEALYVQFENAVKQQNSENIINYLRMMSNTSATGILERAVAILVTTPTLLNLDTVLTLTGRCWHVLENHVVALMDYLASEHDQDVFGGIFADLVAIPSLRPHMLAMIRMQNRSEALSRAIGKLFQQ
- a CDS encoding DUF3301 domain-containing protein gives rise to the protein MASIWLILAVATLIYLFWLDRQAAESAREYANRHSEKLNVQFLSIACTKKRIGILKNGKPGLKSTFVWEFSSNGEDSYNGVVNLENDKVISVDVPPHKIN
- a CDS encoding GNAT family N-acetyltransferase, translated to MAAETLATPALDTELKASYLTAEDCKIAASVLYQAYHDDELFQQILGYDKANKGAYEKKLRLLIREELASFWQSHQHIIGVFAGDNLLAVSCVQKANDALAADRVWHWRLKLMLNTGVLSTNQLIEKEKAIHQAVASFTDCCFISLFAVDPHVQHQGIGRYLLRAIDDVVKSDGAQASAVFITRERFHDLFISEGYQGETELTFTKVSGKLFVKQKG
- a CDS encoding DUF2789 domain-containing protein translates to MESGSHAMNDLFSQLGLDSTDEAIEKFIATHKISPSLILADAPFWSQSQASFIKESIEQDADWCEIIDQLDSLLR
- a CDS encoding Zn-ribbon-containing protein, with translation MYIVDLTFDCYQDTTLDAAEQAIVRLVNALRFNGQIIGEEFPTTLKDGFFITRVMCPEEDALHPLNHSPFVKFSLEKLNEAGLLQPKVKVIGQDIHSNGSDACSSPSSYILYTTYLHTCSPLYCGDDFMPVPLYKVPAVANGDFKALLKWQEDWQACDQIQINGATRCEFAAIKELADIDSDLFRRGMDLSKRIRFLTKKPVYYYLYRVGGLSKEQELSRKCPKCDGDWRLEEPWFGLFDFRCDTCELVSNISWDFQ
- the syd gene encoding SecY-interacting protein, encoding MSISENLQRVYTEITQLAQQKTGQAPRVFHDSDWPSPCEIPNSVENDSVAWQQVAQNGNMQALEKALETQFPAALQAYFGSFYSDNLFASYQEHNLCLLQAWSEQDFDRLQQNITGHVLMKRRLKQADTVFFATCEEDDLLLVMKLEDASIWLEYLGKEPHHKLADSMEAFLADCSGLYYAQ
- the queF gene encoding NADPH-dependent 7-cyano-7-deazaguanine reductase QueF (Catalyzes the NADPH-dependent reduction of 7-cyano-7-deazaguanine (preQ0) to 7-aminomethyl-7-deazaguanine (preQ1) in queuosine biosynthesis), with product MSHYQDAPELKGALLGQQTEYKDSYDASLLFPIARKLNRDDLNIDESALPFKGEDTWTGYELSWLNQKGKPVVAVAEFIFPATSSHIIESKSFKLYLNSFNQTKFDSMAQVQQILTSDLSKSANCDVVVKLFNADDFDCLMPTPFTGTCLDDLDIEVSEYDLNTELLKADASNEIVTETLYSHLLKSNCLITSQPDWASVVIRYTGKKICHESLLKYLISFRNHNEFHEQCVERLFCDIQNKFSMTQLEVFARYTRRGGLDINPYRSTDFATTQFKLKSNRQ
- a CDS encoding peptidylprolyl isomerase, whose protein sequence is MIRKTLISLVVGALAVTSTASQSNDKPLSPAKVIAQSSQNEWRALDLENTLILSLNTGDVVIELNPLLAPNHVANFKKLVREGFYKDLNIYRFVEGFVAQGGDISEKKQPKTASKSITAEFVKTTQKPIAIQLVDVQDGYADKTGFLNGFAVAQNAASTQTWQTHCIGNFAMARGNELDSGGTEFYVILGNHRYLDLNITSFGRVVTGIEHIQRLDRKPKTTIEDVSFNPIRNFVVAADLSDSPAHNIEVMKTNSDSFKQYIESRRNRPEPWFHHQANYIDVCGLNVPKRVKTTEK